From the genome of Triticum aestivum cultivar Chinese Spring chromosome 3B, IWGSC CS RefSeq v2.1, whole genome shotgun sequence, one region includes:
- the LOC123069282 gene encoding uncharacterized protein, whose product MEGSSSRTPEITIVPAPRPAAAGGGGAVEAVKAASKEPISPGSPSPASKERPGAVSLPGWKLDSLCKESSSPTAMMARFPYF is encoded by the coding sequence ATGGAAGGGAGCAGCAGCCGGACGCCGGAGATAACCATCGTCCCGGCGCCTAggccggcggcggccggtggcggtgGCGCCGTCGAGGCGGTGAAGGCGGCGAGCAAGGAGCCCATCAGCCCGGGCTCGCCTTCCCCGGCCAGCAAGGAGCGCCCCGGCGCCGTCTCCCTGCCCGGGTGGAAGCTCGACTCCCTCTGCAAGGAGTCCAGCTCGCCGACGGCCATGATGGCGCGCTTCCCCTATTTCTGA